The following are encoded together in the Vigna unguiculata cultivar IT97K-499-35 chromosome 2, ASM411807v1, whole genome shotgun sequence genome:
- the LOC114168208 gene encoding uncharacterized protein LOC114168208, whose translation MSLPSSPHLLSTTASSRFQPLILNSTVSIEPPFLGFKGTPCFVEKHNCCLSVKPFGVSQKRVTKISCSMNMSAQQSDDHGKMKLDHLIDKARKLWDNSPESVKIFPWNKALDNFIQLILDLILVVVKYLAVPVFAVTSLSEMSYCAHERKLRLVPIPVLFGVAVAGILKATALELSPHLKDAEVPWHLIAIAIFFTLIKLPGPYYPYWGRIIIPHFANGVLLRTLWFAILWYRRPKTVNMPGSS comes from the exons ATGTCTCTCCCCTCTTCCCCTCACCTCCTATCTACTACTGCTTCTTCTCGTTTCCAACCCTTGATCCTCAACAGCACCGTCTCTATCGAACCTCCCTTTCTGGGTTTCAAG GGTACACCATGTTTTGTTGAGAAGCATAATTGCTGCTTAAGTGTTAAACCATTTGGTGTATCTCAGAAGAGAGTTACCAAGATCTCCTGTTCTATGAATATGTCTGCACAACAATCAGATGATCATGGGAAAATGAAGCTTGACCACTTAATAGACAAAGCACGAAAGCTTTGGGACAATTCTCCTGAGTCAGTGAAGATTTTCCCGTGGAACAAAGCTTTGGACAACTTCATTCAACTTATTCTTGATCTCATTTTGGTTGTTGTCAAATACCTAGCTGTGCCTGTATTCGCGGTTACCTCACTGAGTGAAATGTCCTACTGTGCACATGAAAGGAAGCTACGTCTGGTTCCTATTCCAGTTCTCTTTGGCGTTGCTGTTGCTGGGATTCTTAAGGCGACTGCCCTTGAGTTATCTCCACATCTAAAG GATGCAGAAGTTCCGTGGCATTTAATTGCCATTGCAATTTTTTTCACGTTAATCAAATTGCCAGGGCCATATTACCCTTACTGGGGACGTATAATCATTCCTCATTTTGCAAATGGGGTTCTTTTGAGGACTCTATGGTTTGCAATATTGTGGTATAGAAGACCAAAAACAGTGAATATGCCGGGTTCTAGTTAG
- the LOC114173338 gene encoding probable mediator of RNA polymerase II transcription subunit 37c isoform X1 yields MAKEDQKFAIGIDLGTTYSCVAVWLEQHSRVEIIHNQQGNKTTPSFVAFTDKHRFIGDAAKNQTVTNPENTVFDAKRLIGRKFSDPIIQKEKMLWPFKVVAGVNDKPMIVVKYKGQEKSLCAEEISSMVLMQMREVAEAYLETPVKNVVVTVPAYFNDSQRKATKDAGAIAGLNVMRIINEPTAAAIAYGLDKKTNCVGERNVFIFDLGGGTFDVSLLTIKDKVFQVKATAGNTHLGGEDFDNEMVNYFVKEFNSKNKVDISGDPRALRRLRTACEKAKRILSYDITTDIELDALFKGFDFCFSISRAKFEGINMELFEQCMETVERCFTYAKMDKSIVDDVVLVGGSSRIPKVQELLRDFFDGKDLCKSINPDEAIAYGAAVQAALLNEGMKNVPKLELLDVTSLSLGEVTKSDIMSVVIPRNTTIPVSKTKEFVTTRDNQSEVLIGVYEGERARASDNNLLGSFVLSGVPPAPRGHPVYVCFVIDSNGMLSVSAEEKTTGNKNEIIITNDKERLSPEEIMRMIQEAEKFQAEDKKFLRKSKAINSLDMYVYKMNNALEKKDIISKLGLLTREMINLEIKMGTKLLDGKNEHDEAYVYEDYLKELESFYENTIGKIG; encoded by the exons ATGGCCAAAGAAGACCAGAAATTTGCCATAGGAATCGACCTTGGTACAACGTATTCGTGCGTTGCAGTGTGGCTGGAGCAACACAGCAGGGTGGAGATAATCCACAACCAGCAAGGCAATAAAACCACACCTTCTTTTGTTGCCTTCACAGACAAGCATAGATTTATTGGTGATGCTGCTAAGAATCAGACTGTCACCAATCCTGAAAACACTGTTTTTG ATGCTAAGAGGTTAATCGGTAGGAAATTCAGTGATCCCATTATTCAAAAAGAGAAAATGTTATGGCCATTCAAGGTTGTTGCAGGTGTTAATGACAAGCCTATGATCGTGGTTAAATACAAGGGTCAGGAGAAGTCCCTGTGTGCTGAAGAAATCTCATCTATGGTTCTCATGCAGATGCGGGAGGTTGCTGAGGCGTATTTGGAAACACCTGTGAAGAATGTTGTTGTCACAGTGCCTGCTTATTTCAATGACTCTCAACGTAAAGCCACTAAAGATGCGGGTGCCATTGCTGGCCTCAATGTTATGAGGATAATCAACGAGCCTACTGCTGCAGCTATTGCATATGGCCTTGACAAGAAGACTAACTGTGTTGGGGAACGAAATGTTTTCATTTTTGATCTTGGTGGTGGTACTTTTGATGTGTCTCTCCTTACAATTAAGGACAAAGTCTTCCAAGTTAAGGCTACCGCCGGAAACACTCATCTAGGAGGAGAGGATTTTGACAATGAAATGGTGAACTACTTTGTGAAGGAGTTCAATAGTAAGAACAAAGTAGATATTAGTGGAGACCCAAGAGCCCTGAGGAGGTTGAGAACTGCATGTGAGAAGGCAAAAAGGATACTGTCATATGATATCACCACGGACATTGAGTTAGATGCTTTATTTAAGGGCTTTGACTTCTGCTTCTCAATCAGTCGCGCAAAGTTTGAGGGAATTAATATGGAGCTCTTTGAACAATGTATGGAGACAGTTGAAAGATGTTTTACTTATGCTAAGATGGACAAGAGCATTGTAGATGATGTTGTGCTTGTTGGTGGTTCCTCTAGGATCCCAAAAGTGCAGGAACTATTGCGAGACTTTTTTGATGGAAAGGATCTGTGCAAGAGCATCAACCCTGATGAGGCTATTGCTTATGGTGCAGCTGTTCAGGCTGCTTTGCTGAATGAAGGCATGAAGAATGTTCCAAAGTTGGAGCTACTGGATGTTACATCTCTATCCCTTGGTGAAGTTACAAAATCAGATATCATGAGTGTGGTCATCCCCAGGAACACTACCATTCCTGTGAGCAAGACAAAAGAATTCGTGACAACAAGAGATAACCAATCTGAAGTCTTGATTGGAGTTTACGAGGGTGAGAGAGCCCGAGCCAGTGATAACAATTTGTTAGGTTCTTTTGTTCTTTCTGGAGTTCCTCCTGCTCCTCGTGGCCATCCTGTGTATGTATGCTTTGTCATAGATTCAAATGGTATGTTATCAGTTTCTGCTGAGGAAAAAACGACTGGAAACAAGAATGAGATTATCATAACCAACGACAAAGAAAGACTGTCTCCTGAAGAAATTATGAGAATGATTCAAGAAGCTGAGAAGTTTCAGGCTGAAGATAAGAAATTCCTTAGAAAGTCCAAAGCAATCAATTCTTTGGATATGTACGTTTACAAGATGAATAATGCTTTGGAAAAGAAAGATATCATTTCTAAACTTGGCTTACTGACAAGGGAGATGATTAACTTGGAAATTAAGATGGGTACAAAATTGCTGGATGGTAAAAATGAGCATGACGAAGCATATGTATATGAGGATTATCTGAAGGAGCTTGAGAGCTTCTATGAAAACACAATAGGCAAGATTGGTTAA
- the LOC114173338 gene encoding probable mediator of RNA polymerase II transcription subunit 37c isoform X2 — protein sequence MAKEDQKFAIGIDLGTTYSCVAVWLEQHSRVEIIHNQQGNKTTPSFVAFTDKHRFIGDAAKNQTVTNPENTVFDAKRLIGRKFSDPIIQKEKMLWPFKVVAGVNDKPMIVVKYKGQEKSLCAEEISSMVLMQMREVAEAYLETPVKNVVVTVPAYFNDSQRKATKDAGAIAGLNVMRIINEPTAAAIAYGLDKKTNCVGERNVFIFDLGGGTFDVSLLTIKDKVFQVKATAGNTHLGGEDFDNEMVNYFVKEFNSKNKVDISGDPRALRRLRTACEKAKRILSYDITTDIELDALFKGFDFCFSISRAKFEGINMELFEQCMETVERCFTYAKMDKSIVDDVVLVGGSSRIPKVQELLRDFFDGKDLCKSINPDEAIAYGAAVQAALLSPEEIMRMIQEAEKFQAEDKKFLRKSKAINSLDMYVYKMNNALEKKDIISKLGLLTREMINLEIKMGTKLLDGKNEHDEAYVYEDYLKELESFYENTIGKIG from the exons ATGGCCAAAGAAGACCAGAAATTTGCCATAGGAATCGACCTTGGTACAACGTATTCGTGCGTTGCAGTGTGGCTGGAGCAACACAGCAGGGTGGAGATAATCCACAACCAGCAAGGCAATAAAACCACACCTTCTTTTGTTGCCTTCACAGACAAGCATAGATTTATTGGTGATGCTGCTAAGAATCAGACTGTCACCAATCCTGAAAACACTGTTTTTG ATGCTAAGAGGTTAATCGGTAGGAAATTCAGTGATCCCATTATTCAAAAAGAGAAAATGTTATGGCCATTCAAGGTTGTTGCAGGTGTTAATGACAAGCCTATGATCGTGGTTAAATACAAGGGTCAGGAGAAGTCCCTGTGTGCTGAAGAAATCTCATCTATGGTTCTCATGCAGATGCGGGAGGTTGCTGAGGCGTATTTGGAAACACCTGTGAAGAATGTTGTTGTCACAGTGCCTGCTTATTTCAATGACTCTCAACGTAAAGCCACTAAAGATGCGGGTGCCATTGCTGGCCTCAATGTTATGAGGATAATCAACGAGCCTACTGCTGCAGCTATTGCATATGGCCTTGACAAGAAGACTAACTGTGTTGGGGAACGAAATGTTTTCATTTTTGATCTTGGTGGTGGTACTTTTGATGTGTCTCTCCTTACAATTAAGGACAAAGTCTTCCAAGTTAAGGCTACCGCCGGAAACACTCATCTAGGAGGAGAGGATTTTGACAATGAAATGGTGAACTACTTTGTGAAGGAGTTCAATAGTAAGAACAAAGTAGATATTAGTGGAGACCCAAGAGCCCTGAGGAGGTTGAGAACTGCATGTGAGAAGGCAAAAAGGATACTGTCATATGATATCACCACGGACATTGAGTTAGATGCTTTATTTAAGGGCTTTGACTTCTGCTTCTCAATCAGTCGCGCAAAGTTTGAGGGAATTAATATGGAGCTCTTTGAACAATGTATGGAGACAGTTGAAAGATGTTTTACTTATGCTAAGATGGACAAGAGCATTGTAGATGATGTTGTGCTTGTTGGTGGTTCCTCTAGGATCCCAAAAGTGCAGGAACTATTGCGAGACTTTTTTGATGGAAAGGATCTGTGCAAGAGCATCAACCCTGATGAGGCTATTGCTTATGGTGCAGCTGTTCAGGCTGCTTT ACTGTCTCCTGAAGAAATTATGAGAATGATTCAAGAAGCTGAGAAGTTTCAGGCTGAAGATAAGAAATTCCTTAGAAAGTCCAAAGCAATCAATTCTTTGGATATGTACGTTTACAAGATGAATAATGCTTTGGAAAAGAAAGATATCATTTCTAAACTTGGCTTACTGACAAGGGAGATGATTAACTTGGAAATTAAGATGGGTACAAAATTGCTGGATGGTAAAAATGAGCATGACGAAGCATATGTATATGAGGATTATCTGAAGGAGCTTGAGAGCTTCTATGAAAACACAATAGGCAAGATTGGTTAA